Proteins found in one Triticum urartu cultivar G1812 chromosome 4, Tu2.1, whole genome shotgun sequence genomic segment:
- the LOC125553680 gene encoding transcription repressor OFP8-like yields the protein MSSTGARRGVGSGGGGGHFPVGRRRHVAVVDTGCSCRPRRPRMLLSLPSFLKPSSASKAPAAPARSTSSSSLFPSSSSTASFSTSYASSNCSNYYSSYHGFGAAPKLHQQQEHLPSAKEAPASPVRRQPASMKKKQKKRYYAENKAAMAEAGPEEDVGLAVEKDSSDPRADFRESMVQMVVETGLCSWDDLRSMLRRLLALNSPRHHAAILTAFAELCAQLASPPPPATSSYHYQL from the coding sequence ATGTCGTCGACGGGGGCGCGCAGGGGCgttggcagcggcggcggcggcgggcactTCCCGGTGGGCCGGCGCCGCCACGTGGCGGTGGTCGACACCGGGTGCAgctgccgcccgcgccgccccagGATGCTGCTCAGCCTGCCGTCCTTCCTCAAGCCTTCCTCCGCGAGCAAGGCaccggcggcgccggcgaggagcACCAGCTCGTCCAGCCTCTTCCCGTCgtcctcctccaccgcctccttcTCCACCAGCTACGCCTCCTCCAACTGCTCCAACTACTACTCCTCCTACCATGGCTTCGGCGCCGCCCCCAAGCTACATCAGCAGCAAGAGCACCTTCCCTCCGCCAAGGAGGCGCCGGCCTCGCCGGTCAGGAGGCAGCCGGCGAGCatgaagaagaagcagaagaagaggTATTACGCGGAGAACAAAGCAGCTATGGCGGAAGCGGGGCCGGAGGAGGACGTGGGGCTGGCAGTGGAGAAGGACTCGTCGGACCCGCGCGCCGACTTCCGGGAGAGCATGGTGCAGATGGTGGTGGAGACGGGGCTGTGCAGCTGGGACGACCTCCGCAGCATGCTCCGCCGCCTGCTCGCCCTCAACTCGCCGCGCCACCACGCCGCCATCCTCACCGCCTTCGCCGAGCTCTGCGCCCAGCTagcctcgccgcccccgccggcgACATCGTCGTACCACTACCAGCTCTAG